In a single window of the Candidatus Saccharimonadales bacterium genome:
- a CDS encoding glycosyltransferase, translated as MPAPKVAIVADWLTNMGGAEPLILELHKLYPNAPIYTSVYNKEAMPAFKDCDVRTTYLQKWLPEFIRYKHQLWPVLRAKAFRKLDLSEYDIIISSASAEAKAIKKRPDAVHICYCHTPIRYYWSHYEEFKKEFNFGPLTFLIRPFIPFFVKRMRKLDLESVKGVDYFIANSTITQSRIKQYYNRPSTIVYPPVDVERFTPPVRSERAGFVVWGRHVPYKRFDIAIEACNRLGVPLTVIGSGPDTERLKKLAGPTITFTGRISDDELNEVAWHSKAFLFPNEEDFGISAAESLAAGTPVIAYAKGGALDIVQDGETGILFEHQTVDSLVEAMKRFEQYSFLPATLHRKSKRFAKGLFATKIQKIVNDNLPR; from the coding sequence GTGCCCGCACCAAAGGTTGCAATTGTCGCCGATTGGCTAACGAATATGGGAGGAGCTGAGCCGCTCATACTGGAACTTCACAAACTCTACCCGAATGCACCAATCTATACGTCTGTTTATAACAAAGAGGCAATGCCTGCTTTTAAAGATTGTGACGTTCGTACAACCTATCTACAAAAATGGCTTCCAGAGTTTATTCGTTACAAACATCAACTATGGCCAGTCCTTCGTGCCAAAGCATTTCGAAAACTCGATCTCAGCGAATACGACATTATTATCAGCTCGGCAAGTGCCGAAGCAAAGGCAATTAAAAAACGACCCGACGCCGTTCATATTTGTTACTGCCACACCCCGATCCGCTATTATTGGAGTCACTACGAGGAATTTAAAAAGGAATTCAACTTCGGCCCTCTTACATTTTTAATCCGTCCGTTCATTCCATTTTTCGTTAAACGCATGCGTAAACTCGATCTAGAATCCGTCAAAGGCGTGGACTATTTTATTGCCAATTCAACCATTACGCAGTCACGCATAAAACAATATTACAATCGCCCAAGCACTATCGTGTACCCTCCTGTTGATGTCGAGAGGTTCACTCCACCCGTCAGGTCCGAGCGCGCAGGATTTGTCGTATGGGGACGACACGTTCCCTATAAGCGATTTGATATTGCTATTGAAGCATGTAACCGACTTGGCGTGCCGCTTACCGTCATTGGCTCGGGTCCTGACACGGAACGCCTGAAAAAGCTTGCCGGACCTACAATTACCTTCACGGGACGAATTAGTGACGACGAGCTTAACGAAGTCGCCTGGCACAGTAAAGCCTTCCTATTCCCTAACGAAGAAGATTTTGGAATTTCAGCAGCCGAAAGTTTAGCCGCAGGAACACCCGTTATTGCCTACGCAAAAGGTGGAGCATTAGATATCGTACAAGACGGGGAGACGGGAATTCTATTCGAACACCAAACTGTAGACTCGCTTGTTGAAGCAATGAAACGCTTCGAGCAATATTCATTTTTGCCAGCAAC